One Patescibacteria group bacterium genomic region harbors:
- the uvrA gene encoding excinuclease ABC subunit UvrA: MSKDQIVIRGARVHNLKNINVDIPKNQFTVITGVSGSGKSSLAFDTIYAEGQRRYIESLASYARQFLGIMDKPAVDKIEGLSPTIAIDQRTLTKNPRSTVGTITEIYDYLRLLFARIGRPHCPICGQEIVQQSTDQIIKKIYSQFKNTKIIVLAPIFKDKTGQVKKIIQAIKNMNYLKVRFDDEIYFLEELELLPIDRNQAHDLEVVITEDLLVNSQTDKELIQILKRSLELGKGLATIKSTKDNRELIVSQFLSCPQCGINIPLLEPHFFSFNSPYGACTHCDGLGVTFEPDSDLVIPNKKLTINQGAIRPWLKIHYSQWQKLLQQVATKYNFSLDVAIQDLPVKILDIILHGTGDDFYVVDGEKIVFEGILNQLYQKCKESPSEYIQSEIKKYMRKRTCPKCQGQRLKPEVLAVTVGGQNIAQISQMSIRVAQNFFYQLQNDKLDKKLIHHQLTPKEKIISQQILKEIDQRLRALENVGLEYLSLDRSSLTLSGGEAQRVKLATQINSALSGLIYLLDEPTIGLHMRDVEHLISVLKDLKKIGNTVIVVEHDAQTMQVADQIIDMGPGAGIQGGEIIAQGTYQQILKNKKSLTGQYLSHCKKIETPQQSKQTTGKFITIKGAQQFNLKNVNVKIPLGKFVCFTGVSGSGKSTLLIEILAKTLARELHHASDLPGKCKSLIGVQHLDKMINIDQSPIGRSPRSNPATYTGLFTYIRDLFAELPESKMRGYTAGHFSFNVKDKGRCETCGGEGMIKVEMQFLPDVYIECEECKGQRYNAETLEILYQNKNIAEVLDMTVSEASQFFKNNESIKQKLDILLEVGLGYMKLGQPATTLSGGEAQRVKLATELSRRATGKTLYILDEPTTGLHFEDINKLLKVLYKLVEKGNSILVIEHNLDIIKSADWIIDLGPEGGDRGGQIVAQGTPQQVAQVKNSYTGQYLKKVLK, encoded by the coding sequence ATGTCTAAAGATCAAATTGTTATTCGTGGTGCTCGTGTCCACAATTTAAAAAACATTAACGTTGATATTCCTAAAAATCAATTTACTGTCATTACAGGTGTTTCTGGTTCTGGTAAATCATCTTTGGCTTTTGACACGATTTATGCTGAGGGTCAGCGACGCTATATTGAGAGTTTAGCTTCATATGCACGTCAGTTTTTGGGTATTATGGATAAACCAGCCGTGGATAAAATTGAAGGTTTGTCGCCGACGATTGCTATTGACCAGAGGACTTTAACCAAAAATCCACGTTCAACAGTGGGCACAATTACGGAAATTTACGATTATTTACGATTGCTATTTGCTCGCATTGGTCGACCGCATTGTCCAATTTGTGGACAGGAAATCGTTCAACAAAGCACAGACCAAATTATAAAAAAGATTTATAGTCAGTTTAAAAATACTAAAATTATTGTTTTAGCCCCCATTTTCAAAGATAAAACTGGTCAAGTAAAAAAAATTATTCAGGCGATTAAAAATATGAATTATCTCAAAGTCAGATTCGACGATGAGATTTATTTTTTAGAAGAACTTGAATTATTGCCAATAGATAGAAATCAAGCTCACGATTTAGAAGTAGTAATTACCGAAGATTTGTTGGTTAATTCTCAGACGGATAAAGAATTAATTCAAATTTTAAAACGATCCTTAGAGCTTGGCAAGGGCTTAGCTACCATTAAATCTACTAAAGATAATCGAGAGCTTATAGTTAGTCAATTTTTATCATGTCCTCAATGTGGTATTAATATTCCATTATTAGAACCACATTTTTTTTCTTTTAATTCGCCTTATGGTGCTTGTACTCATTGCGACGGTTTGGGGGTAACCTTTGAACCAGATAGTGATTTAGTTATACCGAATAAAAAATTAACCATCAATCAAGGAGCTATTCGACCGTGGTTAAAAATTCATTATAGCCAGTGGCAAAAATTATTACAGCAAGTAGCGACTAAATATAATTTTTCTTTGGATGTCGCAATTCAAGATTTACCAGTTAAGATTTTAGATATTATTTTACATGGAACGGGCGATGACTTTTATGTGGTGGATGGTGAAAAAATTGTATTTGAAGGAATTTTAAATCAACTTTATCAAAAATGTAAGGAAAGTCCTTCAGAATATATTCAGAGTGAAATTAAAAAATATATGCGTAAACGCACTTGTCCGAAATGTCAGGGTCAAAGATTAAAGCCTGAAGTTTTGGCGGTGACGGTCGGTGGACAGAATATTGCACAGATTAGCCAGATGAGTATTCGGGTGGCTCAAAATTTTTTTTACCAATTACAAAATGATAAATTAGATAAAAAATTAATTCATCATCAATTAACGCCCAAAGAAAAAATTATTAGTCAACAAATTTTAAAAGAAATAGATCAACGTTTGCGGGCATTAGAAAATGTAGGTTTGGAATATTTATCACTAGATCGTTCATCCTTAACTTTGTCTGGTGGTGAAGCTCAAAGGGTTAAATTAGCTACTCAAATTAATTCAGCTTTGTCGGGTTTGATTTATTTATTAGATGAACCAACTATCGGTCTACATATGCGCGATGTGGAACATTTAATTAGCGTACTTAAGGATTTAAAAAAAATTGGCAATACAGTCATTGTAGTCGAACATGATGCTCAAACTATGCAAGTCGCCGATCAAATTATTGATATGGGGCCAGGAGCTGGAATTCAAGGCGGTGAAATTATTGCTCAGGGAACTTATCAACAAATTTTAAAAAATAAAAAATCTTTAACCGGCCAATATTTATCACACTGTAAAAAAATCGAGACTCCGCAACAAAGTAAACAAACGACAGGCAAATTTATAACAATTAAAGGTGCGCAACAATTCAATTTAAAAAATGTTAATGTTAAAATTCCTTTAGGCAAATTTGTATGTTTTACGGGGGTATCGGGTTCGGGTAAGTCAACCTTGTTAATTGAAATTTTAGCTAAAACCTTGGCACGTGAATTGCATCATGCCTCTGATTTGCCAGGTAAATGTAAAAGTTTAATTGGCGTGCAACATCTTGATAAAATGATTAACATTGATCAATCACCAATCGGTCGTTCGCCACGTTCTAATCCGGCAACTTATACGGGTTTATTTACTTATATTCGCGATTTATTTGCTGAGTTGCCTGAATCAAAAATGAGAGGCTATACGGCTGGTCATTTTAGTTTCAATGTTAAAGACAAGGGTCGCTGTGAGACGTGTGGTGGTGAGGGAATGATTAAAGTTGAAATGCAATTTTTACCAGACGTCTATATTGAATGCGAAGAGTGCAAAGGTCAACGTTACAACGCCGAGACTTTAGAAATTTTATATCAAAATAAAAATATTGCTGAGGTTTTAGATATGACCGTAAGCGAAGCTAGTCAGTTTTTTAAAAATAATGAGTCGATCAAACAGAAGTTAGATATTCTTTTGGAAGTCGGGTTGGGCTATATGAAATTAGGTCAGCCAGCCACAACTTTATCTGGTGGTGAAGCTCAACGGGTTAAATTAGCGACCGAATTGTCACGTCGGGCGACTGGTAAAACTTTATACATTTTAGATGAGCCAACCACCGGTTTACATTTTGAAGATATTAATAAATTACTTAAAGTGTTGTATAAATTAGTTGAAAAGGGTAATTCAATTTTGGTGATTGAACATAATCTTGATATAATAAAGTCAGCTGATTGGATAATTGATTTAGGTCCTGAAGGTGGTGATCGTGGTGGTCAAATTGTGGCTCAGGGTACACCTCAACAAGTAGCTCAAGTTAAAAATAGTTATACCGGGCAGTATTTAAAAAAAGTTTTAAAATAA
- a CDS encoding O-antigen ligase family protein → MSKLKKTIEYLTYLLIFLLPWQTRWIFKINNLNNGYWEYGSLSLYFIDILLALIWVFGIIFILSKIKDEDFWLKIKKQKYLILFVSLFIVWLFISIIWSQDKILNLYWAVRIALLIDVAFILSLIKISFKKISLSLITAGVIQSILAIWQFFSQQVIASQWLGMAGQLARDLGVSVVEVGDQRWLRVYGSLPHPNILAGFLVITILLTIYLLDKYPSKVRYLSAVLPILILGLMLTFSRGAILALIISFIFYKILIKIKIKQNLINKSVLIGLVSVIIFSIFLYPLLMTRLQNQARLEVKSNQERIASLQQAKEIIQQNWLLGVGVGNYTLELHNLYPQQEVWWYQPAHNVYLLILSELGLVGLILFLSIIFYLVFQIFKSGLNSQKIIGLALLLSLLIIGLFDHYLWSMNCGLLLCGIILAIDIQNLSI, encoded by the coding sequence ATGTCAAAACTCAAAAAAACAATTGAATATCTAACTTACTTATTAATTTTTTTATTACCATGGCAAACGCGGTGGATTTTTAAAATTAACAATTTAAACAATGGTTATTGGGAGTACGGTAGCTTGAGTTTATATTTTATTGACATTCTCTTAGCTTTAATTTGGGTATTCGGCATAATTTTTATTTTATCTAAAATTAAAGACGAAGATTTTTGGTTAAAAATAAAAAAACAAAAATATTTAATTTTGTTCGTCTCTCTTTTTATTGTTTGGTTATTTATCTCCATTATTTGGTCTCAAGATAAAATTTTAAATTTATACTGGGCCGTTCGAATAGCTTTATTAATTGATGTAGCCTTTATTTTAAGTTTAATAAAAATATCATTTAAAAAAATAAGTTTAAGTTTAATTACCGCCGGAGTGATTCAATCGATTTTAGCTATTTGGCAATTTTTTAGTCAACAAGTTATAGCCAGCCAATGGTTGGGCATGGCCGGTCAGTTGGCTCGAGATTTAGGCGTATCGGTGGTTGAAGTGGGCGATCAGCGTTGGTTGCGAGTTTACGGTTCATTGCCCCACCCGAATATTTTAGCCGGTTTTTTAGTTATAACAATTTTATTAACGATTTATTTATTAGATAAATATCCGAGCAAAGTGCGTTATTTAAGTGCGGTCTTACCGATTTTGATTTTAGGTTTAATGTTAACTTTTTCCAGGGGCGCGATTCTAGCTTTAATAATTAGTTTTATTTTTTATAAAATTTTAATCAAAATTAAAATTAAACAAAATTTAATAAACAAATCAGTTTTAATCGGTTTGGTAAGTGTGATTATTTTTTCTATATTTTTATATCCATTGTTAATGACTCGTTTGCAAAATCAAGCTCGTTTGGAAGTTAAATCCAATCAAGAACGCATAGCTAGTTTACAACAAGCCAAAGAAATTATTCAACAAAATTGGTTGTTGGGCGTGGGCGTGGGGAATTATACTTTAGAATTACATAATTTATATCCTCAACAAGAAGTTTGGTGGTATCAACCAGCGCATAATGTTTATTTATTAATTTTATCAGAGCTGGGTTTAGTAGGATTAATTTTATTTTTAAGTATTATATTTTATTTAGTTTTTCAAATTTTTAAATCAGGTTTAAACTCGCAGAAAATAATTGGTTTAGCTTTACTATTAAGTTTGTTAATCATCGGCTTATTTGATCATTATTTATGGTCAATGAATTGCGGGTTGTTGTTGTGCGGAATAATTTTGGCGATTGATATTCAAAATTTAAGCATTTAA